The genomic DNA TACAATTTTCTGTTTAAGTGGACAAAATATCTTTCAGCACTCAATAATAATATGCAGTCTCTTTATTTTTTCTGAAGAATACAGTtaggcacattttttttttatttctcaatAGGCTTATCCAAATATAACTGTACTTcacatagggcccgaacagacaggccaaaataaagctgcttcgggtcactttgggggcatgctgtttaaatgacacacacattatAAGAGGCCAGAATCTGCACTAAAGCAGTGCtgtagtccttaggactagagcatggctttggcatggcttccagcctcttaggatgcatgcatcatttaaacagcatacctcccaagtgacccgaagcagctttatttttccctgtttgttcaggcccataCTGTCAGTCATATGTtctctccatttttcttgcaCAGAGCTAGGTTTTGCTGCAAATAATCTCCACGCATATCAAGGCCAACTGCTGTAGCAGAACAAACAGAAGCCTGCAGTTACAATATCACCTTTCCTTTTCATAAAAGCTTTCCTACTGCCTTGACAATTGTGGATCCATGAACGGCAGATGAAATCTGTTCAAGTATTCCAATGTATGTAAGCATGTTTTGTTAAGCCTCCAGTGTTGAACTGTGAGAGCAAAATGTTACCTGATGTATGCTTACCCAGCCTGTGCCTTCCTCCTTCATTTCCAGCTCTGATAAGGCAGGGATGAGGTACTGAGATCACAGGGTGCCACAGATGATTAATTATGTACCATAGAATGAATCAGAACATACATAATTGAAACAATTAAATGAATTTGAATGTGAGTCAGTGAACCAGCCTTCTAGTTCAATCCAGTAGTGGTAGTTAGTGCAAATGTGGGATTCCACATCTCAGTGGTCAGTAGCTACAAATTGTCATTGTGCTTTTTTGCACTGGTTAAAAAAACATGCACCATATTGGGGGGAAATACTGTTCTCAAACTTCTCAGTCCTTTGCATGCAGAGGCTCAAGAGTTCACAACAGAAATACTTCATATGATCAAATGAGCATGCATGGCTAGAATAGTCACCCACACCGATGTTATGCTGGACTAGGATCAGGGAACTAAAACAGAATGGGCCTCTGGAGAGTTGTTTCTTAGGGCCATTCAGGAGTGCTACCAGCCCAATTTCTGCTGTCAAGCTGTTAGTACTGAAAAGCCATGGGTTACTGCTGTTCTAGAGAGCAGCCTGGCATGAAGTAGACAAGACAGCAATGTCAGACTGCAGTCAGATATGCATGCCAGAGCAACACACATGCAAACCACTGCAATATCTGTGCACCTGTCCTTGCAGTATTAAACATATGGTGCCAGAATCACCACACATTCAAGCTAGAAGATGTAAAACCATCTGTCAAGTGTAACCCTGTTAAAATAACCTGGGATCCCTCAGTTAAAGTCAGCCATGTGTCCCAATTCTGCAGTGATGATCTTTTAGCAACAGACAGCAAGGTTAGGTTAAGAAAAGGTATCCAGAACTCGAGAATACTGAAAGTGCACATTAAGATCAAAGAGACACTGTGGAAATTTTTGTGTCTCCAGTAGGAAAGCCAGTATGAAATCATGACAGGatggcagaaaagaaataaaatgctcCTGTTATAAATTTTTATAACACATGAGAAAAGATTACCTCCCTTTAATGAAGCCAGGATCTGTTATTCTTTCCTAGTCAGTTACAACCACTCATGCCATCAATCTTAAGCAGGATACTCTGGCTCCAAGTGAGtagtttcctcctcctttcctggtgtaaaaaaggttgtttttttcTACAACATGAACTCTTTTGGCGCTGTTGAAGAAGGCAACACTAGCTTTGCAGGCAGGAGTTCATAATGGATTATTATCAAGACCTAGAATAAATCATAAAcattttggctggcatcctgtgtaTGAATTGCAATGGCATAAGTCTGTCTCACACCATTGCAACTCAGTTTTTACAGTCACTGTGCAGGTCAGGGGGTCTCTTCAATCCACACAACACTCCAGCTTTTTAGCACTGCCCCCATAATATGGCAATTTCCATGTGGCCAAAGATCAAGGGAGATGAATGAGTGGAGATGTGTccagctcttttcctgtatctgGACATACTTGAACAGGCTTCTGTATGGGATGCCctatagcagtggtccccaaactgtgccctttaagagattttggacttcagctcccagaagcctcagccacattggccaatagtctgggattctgggagctgaagcccaaaatcccttaaagagcacatcTGGTAAATGCTGGATGTGTCCCTGCTTATCCTTTTACtttcttcaaataaataaatgactggcAGTAGAGAGGCCCTCCACTGATGAAAGGGTAGGTTAGCAGGATAACATTGGGACATATAGGTACAAAgacatagctacatctcccaatgcaggattATGACCTTTATTTTAAACTATGCTAAGCATGGCAAAGAAACTgaatgaaaatgaagaaaaaacttAATGGAGTACATTAGCCCTAAAAAAATTATCATTTCTCTACCTTCCATTAAATTGTTGCATATATCAACTTCAAAGACTGGAGATATTAGTGGTTAACCAGTAAGAAGTTTTTTGCACTGGACTAGTACAAGAAGGCAATTTCTTCCTAGTAAGATGAGCTTTCCAAAATTAAATAATAGTGACAGTCTATGTCAGCCTATTTTGGaatggctatatttcagaagggaAAAGGTTAGTCAGGaggatgaagaaaaaacaaagaccAATAGGCTAAATTCtgaaatccagttgttaatctcaactaaaatagacccactgaatcaactgctgaacagTAAGTCAACACTTCCACAATTCCCACTGACCCAAAGAGTTATGGTAGTTAGGACTAGAAATTGGATTTAGACACAGTGCTTAAGTGTTTTATTTGTATCCAGCCTCCTCCAAAATCCCCAATGAGCTGCTACTGATCTCAGGGCCTTGTCTTGTTTCTGCTACAGAGCCAGCCATGTTGTTCTGTGATATCCCTAACTGGCTCCTTACTATCATATAGGAATGGAACATAATAGAAGGAAAGTCACCGGATTTTTATTTGAGAAGACACATTTTAGTACATCACTGTCCTATCACATGTGGCTTTAGGTTACACATTTTCCTTAACAGACTGCCTATCTACACTTATAATCCACCGCTTTGTTACTTAGCAACTCCAAGTTCAAATGTTTCAAATTATGAAGTACCCACctgtaaaataaacataaaatcacAAATATGAAGGAAAAGCATTACTTAGAAAATCTAACTGGATTTATATGGACCCTAACAGATATCCCCAACCTGTCTCTTTTTTCCTGTACAGGGAAAAACCTCCAATAAAGGATCACAATTTTAGAGTAATCAGGGAAAGCGTTCAACATTCCTGTGTACATATTATTGGGACACAAATCTTATATGCTTGGCCTGAGTATTTCAGTTTGTGGAAACTTTCCAAAACTTTAAGCTACCACTATGTATCTGCTCTTTCTCAACACTTCCTTTTCAACACTTGAAGTGTAACAGAATTTtggggcatctcctttctcctctagCCCACCTCTCACTAGTTCTACTTGAGGACTGAACCATAATATTCCTTAGTCCCCAACTTCGCTCTGGAAGAGGATTCCACATTCTGAATTCAATAAGAGCTTAGGCAGCTGAATGTAACTGCAATAGATGCTTGGTATTTTTGTTTAAAAGTCATATATAGTAAGCCACATTAAACACACTCTCTAAAGACAACCTATCTTTAGCAAGTGCATAATGCTCACTGTAACAGAAGGCATTGTGATTAGAAATGATGATACAGGCCTCCAGGCTGACCTCTTATCTGATCATGAAACTGTCTTCTAACATTTCAACAATGCTCTCTCCCAAAGAGGAAAGTATTTCCTCTATTTACTAAACTAATGGTACTGAGAAGATGAGGGCCTTTGGGTTTTTATTCATGAACATGACACTATAAAGGGAGCATCTGTTCAAATATGACTTTCTCAGCATCAAAACACATCAGGCTTGCTTAAGACAATAACAGCTGTCCCATGTGGTCCACAAGAGCTTTCAGGGTTGGATTTAGTGGTTGGTCAGTCTGTCTTTTTCTGATTTGACAATTTCTCATTCTTTCTCCTCTGCTCAGGCAATGAAGTCAACAAGCACATTTCTTCTCTTCTGATTTTCCTGAAGCCAGCTTCCCTGAACTTCCTCCATTGGCCGTGTCAGAGACTTGAGTCTTGTCAACACACTGTTCCATACGTTTCATTATCAAGTCCAAGAGTGTTTCCACTGCCTGGTCCACATTTTGGCCCGTAGCTGCACTTGTTTCAAAGTATGGGATGCTAACAAAGGGAgatatttaaatgaataaaaaactGTGTCACATTGTAAAGGGTGAGCATTTCTTACACTTATATTTTTTATACATTACACATGATTTCTGAATGGTCTTCCTCAACACAGAATTGCTTGGCTTCAACATCAATAGAACTACATCATGGCCTTCAGCTCTTTCTCTGGGCCTGCCTATACAAATTTGACTCCCCACCACCAGCAGCTTCTTCCTTCTAATACATCAAGGGCAGTACCTGAAACTTTTCATTTTTGCAGTCCCTTGTTCTAGGAGCAACAGGTAAACAAATGTATATATTGTACAGAAAAGCAAGgactagaaagagaaaatggTATGCATCTTCATCAAAATCCCAATTTCAAGCAATTTAGCATTCCAGATTTTAGACAAAAGTGTCATGCCACAAAAGATAAATATTTAGGTGAAGAGTTAAGTGCTGACTTTTATGAACCCTTGGTGACAATGCAAAAATTAACCTTGGCCTAAAACGTATGTAAAAGTGGTGAAGCAGAAAGGTCCTCTAGTATCTTATGCAGGATTGCGGCCCATCAGAAGGGCAGGGTGGAGATGGTCAGCCGGGCAGCAGTGCTTGCAATTCCGGCATTTAGCTGGGAACTTTCTGGTGTACCCTGTGAGCCAATTGGGGCACATCTGGAAATAACatagttttacaccacttttaaTGCTGTAGCTTCCTCTTGAGGAATCCTCGGATTTGTAATTTTAccttagccttctttgccaaagaatgtGGATGCTTctgcaaacaacaaatcccagtattctgtagcaTGGCACTGTGGCAGTTATAACTGCAtcatacagtgtagatgcacccttgctTGTGTGCAGGGAGTAGTGTGGGAAGAGTAAAGCTATGGCTGAACTCCTGATCAGCATGTAAGTCAGGTTACTGAGCTGCTTTATACAGTTAGAGGAACAACTTGCATCAGAAGGTACACAATATTTCcttatgcaatgcctggaaaaAGTTCATCAGCTATTGCAACTCCCATTTGCACTAATATAGGGCCAGTACAGATCTGCACAATATGCCAGCTTCCTGGCACTGTGGGGATGTGTCCTATGGATGAAGCACACACCGATGCCGCCCCAAAGCTGGTGTCATGCTGcccagatggcaggcagtgttGTAGCGCTCCAGAGGTGCAGCATTCATATGCCACATGCCGCAGGAACACCAAAAAGGTGTCATCATGGtggaaaagccaccctttttccagcgcaaaaaggagcagcacttTGCCACcactttttgcaccagaaaaaagctGGAGTGGGGCAATAGTGTGTGATTGCCACAGCACCCACCTGGCTCTTTTAGGGGCGGTGTCATGCTGCTTTTTGAGCTGGCATGTTTCTACCCATAGTGACACCATACTGAATTGTCTTCcactgaataaaaaggtctttaaaaGGGACTTGAATTTGTATACCATCACACCCTACATCTACCAATGGAATAGATCAATAAGCTCAATTACATGAGGATGTTAACAAAGAGAACACTGGCTTACCCATATTTGTCTGCAAGATCTTTTGCTTGTCTTTCATTGACTTCTCTCTGATCTGACAGGTCAGCTTTATTTCCAATTAATACTATGTCTGGGTTCTCACAATAAGCATTTGCCTGTAGTTGACCtaatgggaaaaaattaaaatattatttttaaaaaagtgatttgcAAACCTAACAGTAGAAACCATTGTTCTTTCAGTGCAGAGAaattcataatttatttttagcTCAGAATGTTATATGTAACAGAAATCAAACCTTCCAATTAACAGACAAAACAAAGAATGAAACAGGAGAGATATCAATTAAAAAATGTTGCCTAGATAGCTCATGGAACATGAAATGTCTTCTCTATGTCAGGAGATAATAAATATGTGTACAAATGTATAATATGTATGCAGTACATTTTATGTGTTCAAAACCCTTCGTATGTATTATCTCAGTAATCCTTACAATAATGTTGTAAGGTAACCAATATGTTCCACATTTTGTGAATACAGGCATATTAATAACTATGGCTTATGACAAGAGAGATCACAGGAACAGTTTGTTGGATCAGACATATGTCTATTAGATTAGCCTTCTGTTTCTCATAATGCCTAACCAGATATTAATGGGAAGCCTACaactagaacacagaacacaCCTTTTGAGAGActtattgcacaagaaaacaaagcagaaatggagacAGAGAGTAATGGCTTTCTCTGTCCCTTACTGTGTGACACTGTAGTGTTTCTGTTCTCTTCCAATAGGAAATCATCATAAAAACACAGATTTTTCtggctggaaaaatctgttcaactaaagacacacttttacaaccatctcccatgAAGTGCTACAACTtcatgcagtaaggcacagagaaatcCACtactttctggttttgtttccaCTTTGATAAGGCTCTATGTTTGTGGTAAAGACACAGAAGGAGATAGGTAAACTTCATGTTTTACCTGGGGTGatgtaaaagtttttttttaaaatgttatcctAGGCAAGAGAGTCTATCTTAAACAGGGAGTACCACTGTATGAAGGATGACAGATGCAATACAGTCTAATCTAAAAGCATTCAAAGCCAAGAGAGGTAGCTTCTCCCTTCACTTACTCATCCAGTTTCTGACATTTAAGAAGCTCTGTTGACTGGTGAGATCAAACATTAACAAGAAGCCCATGGCATCTCTGAAAAATGCTGTTGTGAGACTTCTGAATCTgccaagagaaagaaagtgaggGGATCAACATATAGAGTTAGCTTGAACATTCAGTAGGTAAATGTTTCTCTGCTGCATTGCTTCCTGGcactgaaataaaaaagataaatgaCAAAGGAAAGCTTTAATATTCTCTTGTTTTGTAAGCACAAGCTTTATATACCCAGATTCACTATTATTAAAATATTCCTGCAAATATAATGCTGCACTACGCTAACAAAAAATGGTGTAGGCAGTACTACAGGAGAAATAAAGTCTGCAGCTGCAGATTGAAACAAATAAGGTACAAGCAAGTCACAATTTGCATTGATTCAGTTAATTTATAATGTTTCtccagaaataaagaaataaatgaaagtcTCACCCACAATGTAGAGCTCTCCCAGCGCACTTGTGCAGATGAGTGAGGTAGGAGAGCAAGAAAACAGATGTGAAAGAACAAAGGGGTTGAGACGAGATAACAAGACTATTTGGAAATTTTGGGATGAAGTTTTCAGTAGCAAGAAAAAGTGACTGCAGTTTCATTTACTTGCCCAGGTAGGAGTGGTGGATCAAGGAACGCAGCAACTGCATTGCTAGCACTGTTAGAAGGAAGGGATCTCCCTTGCCAGCTTAGAAGAGGGAGCGTGAGAGGGATGAAAAATCTCAAATATTGCCATTATTTGGAGGGAAGGGGTTTCCTTTGCCTGCTTAGAAGGcatgagagggagaaagaaactggaatcttgGAGTTTTGGTGTGCTCAAATGCTTAGGTGGAGTTTAGCAACAGAAGTCTGCTTTCTTTATGTGACAAGGCTCCTGAAAAGGGCACTACAGACAATGAGCTGCTTCTCCTGTTGTGCCCTCTGCACTTGCTGCAGAACATATAGAAGAAGATGTGCTGCACCTTCCTATTTTTCTTGTTGTGCTTTCTCCACCTggaaagctgttgttgttgttctctgttcTGCCCTCCTCTGAAGAGGAACTATTGTCTAATGGCAAACCATCTCACTCCAGCCAAACCCCCTTGGGATTAGCAGTTGCAGCATCTCTACATTTTTATAGCTTGGAGAAAATAAAGTCTGatgttttatagggttttttttgtgtgtgtgtttttcccaggctatgtggccatgttctagaagagtttgttcctgacatttcaccagcatctgtggctggcatctccagaaaagatgccagccacagatgccggagaaacatcaggaataaacttttccagaaaaaATGCCAACTTTGTGACTGCCTCAGTTCCATTGAAACATACGGAATTGGCTTCCTCTGTTTACCACATTCTTATTTTACACTATGAGTACAGGAATGCAATACCATGTAAATTGAAACCTGCCTGTACTGGAGGAAAACTGCCCAAAGACTGCAAATTTTGTCTGCTTTTCTTCACTGCCACTGTATGTCACTAGAGGAAAGAGTGCAGCTGTTCACATACAGCACTAATAGAATTCCAACAAGACCGCCGGGTGGCCTACAATACACCCCTAGTGCATTTGTTCATCTATTCAGTCTTGTTCACACACCTTCAAGCACAATCCTAGCTAAAACAACATAACAATTCCCTGTGTATCTTCATCATTACTAGAGCTGTCACCTAATTAAACAAATCTTTAGTAAATTAATTGATTAGTGTTCTGATAGATTATACACAGGTGGCCCCATATAGTTAAAAATTGGAAATCAAAATTTTACCAGCCCTTGTGACTGGCAAAATATTATCTCCCAATGTATTTCATAAGTGACTAGCTACACTTTTGCACAGAGGATATCTCAAGTTCTGAAAACACTGATAAAACagcccttgctttgacaatggtAAATACAGTCAGGCACTTTAGATGTGCACTATGAAGCCTAACTTTTAAACAGTTGCATCCTACACTTACCTGATCACTGTTCTATGCTGGAAAGACAAAGCAAACACTGCAACTATTGTTGTAGCGAAATAGTTGCTGAATTCATATGTACCTGCAACCTCCTGCACAACTCAGATTGAAATCAATGACATAACATACCCAATGGCATGTAAAAGAAAAGCCATGgccactttaaaaagaaatgtcttGGAAACAAAAGCCCATCATGGCATGAGAATTTTTACTAGAACAGCTAAATATCAGGCTCCCTTGTTTGTTACACAacttcattgttgttaactgccttcaagtcaacccctgactcatggtgaccctgtggatgagacatctacaagactttctgtcctctactgctctgcttaggttctgcacACTCAAACACATGACTTCCCTGAATAAGTCTAGCAATTCAgtgtggggtcttcctctctttctactgcctgctacctttcctaacattattgtattttctaatcagtcatgctttctcatgatgttgccagagtatgacagcctcaatttcatcatcttggcttccagggtgagttcaggcttgatctgttatagggctcatttgtttgtctttttggttgtccagcaccacatctcatttgagttgattttcttcctactgtccagcactcacatccatacatggtgatggggaatacaatggcttagacaaTTTTAaccttagtgttcagttgtatacctttactctttaggatcttgtctagttctttcatcactgcctttcctctgaacaaatcttgccaagaaaacctgatgataagtttcccttagggtcaccatatgtcagaattaacttaaaggcacataacaacagcaacaacaacaacaacaacaacaacattaagaaTGTTTTTTCTCCCAGATAATTCAATTattcaataaaaagaaatataataaaaaaatttaaaaatcactaATTTGATTAActtgaatcaaatcttctatatCTATGAAGATGCATTTGTTCTGATTATATCTACATCACAGAGCTCATAGGCCTTACCTTTCTTGCCCAGCTGTGTCCCAGAGCTGCAAATGAACCTTAAAGGCTTTCCCAGGAGATCCATTTGACCCCCGACTGTTGTATACCTGAAATACAACAAAGGCAGCACAGCTGTTTATTTAGATAGTGTGGGGCATTTGCTCATTGATGTGATGCAACCTCATTAAGTGACCATAGAATAAATGGcaaataaaaagagaataaaaaaaaCTGACCATCCATCAGGGTAGATTTCAGCAGATGAAGAAGCAATCATGTGGTTATTTCATGCCCCAAAACATTACAAGTGCTAGCCAACAGATACCTTAACAATCACATTTACATTTCTTGTGACTGTGCTATTGGGAGACAGCTAAAGGGGTATATGTATTGGAGACAGCATTAGACAGGATTGGAGACATCTAGATTTGAAATGTGTTTAAGCTCCCTACATATAAATTTAATTGTGAAGCTTCCTGAATACCCTTGGACCAGTCACTCTCTTTGGGCTGTTGTGATTACAACATGAGAAAATTCCCATGCATCTTAGATGACGACTTGAA from Sceloporus undulatus isolate JIND9_A2432 ecotype Alabama chromosome 2, SceUnd_v1.1, whole genome shotgun sequence includes the following:
- the RAB27B gene encoding ras-related protein Rab-27B, whose product is MTDGDYDYLIKLLALGDSGVGKTTFLYRYTDNKFNPKFITTVGIDFREKRVVYNSRGSNGSPGKAFKVHLQLWDTAGQERFRSLTTAFFRDAMGFLLMFDLTSQQSFLNVRNWMSQLQANAYCENPDIVLIGNKADLSDQREVNERQAKDLADKYGIPYFETSAATGQNVDQAVETLLDLIMKRMEQCVDKTQVSDTANGGSSGKLASGKSEEKKCAC